In Choloepus didactylus isolate mChoDid1 chromosome 6, mChoDid1.pri, whole genome shotgun sequence, one DNA window encodes the following:
- the LOC119536209 gene encoding zinc finger protein DZIP1-like produces MPFQKHVYYPLASGPEVPAATAASAAGAASAAAMACVPPTAASGSLPFFQFRPRLENVDWRRLSAIDVDKVAGAVDVLTLQENIMNITFCKLEDEKCPHCQSSVDPVLLKLIRLAQLTIEYLLHSQDFLTSQLHTLEERLRLTLADCEQSKKLVTKQAGEIKLLKDECKRRKKMISTQQLMIEAKASYYQGHFCDKAFMNQAFLQSHIQRRHPEDSDLEYKKKVQTDKLQDEINILKEQLQLTKSQLEAAQHAHAVRFSKEYEMQKTKEEEFLKLFDRWKEEEKEKLVDEMEKVKEMFMKEFKELTSKNSALEYQLSEIQKSNMQIKSNIGTLKDAHEFKEDRPQYPQDFQNVMQLLDSQESKWTARVQALHQEHKKEKGRLLSQIEKLRTSMIDDLNASNVFYKKRIEELGQRLQEQNEVIITQTQQIKEFTSKLLNSVSEPKGNPLAWQTFKPKTPAPAVPVNVPAPQTLDAKSGLTIAPEQAFASHILEPIEELSEEEKVRENELKLNNSKVHLRKALKNNPSLTKEIRIVLKQSLVEKLEILGINTDIHGIPSDHLNRVLRNVESARHERERQIPNIQQIREFSEYQVSCKTEERTLLSSDKCSISQMDTLATGERSKAMQHSSKSRHLIRQRPVFTDRTSVPKIRKNILEDNFPGKPSTVTTPPFSSEEELDDDDFVQTYASPDLPPLQSSKSNKGSFAMNTAKSDTDWTKESEIEDSDVSPKPPGTAIKTLTEKVEKTVTNHRNVNKLVGGINVAEAFIKEEEIPEGLKCADVDEDDWDISSLEEEKSLGEKTGKEQKEPPLVKNESNSTHIPSA; encoded by the coding sequence ATGCCCTTCCAGAAGCATGTGTACTATCCGCTGGCCAGCGGCCCGGAGGTTCCGGCGGCCACTGCCGCCTCTGCGGCGGGCGCGGCGAGCGCAGCCGCCATGGCCTGTGTTCCCCCCACCGCGGCTTCGGGGTCCCTGCCCTTCTTCCAATTCCGACCGCGGCTGGAGAACGTGGACTGGCGGCGGCTGAGCGCCATCGACGTGGACAAGGTGGCGGGGGCCGTGGACGTGCTCACACTGCAGGAGAACATCATGAACATCACCTTCTGCAAGCTGGAGGACGAGAAGTGTCCGCATTGCCAGTCGAGCGTGGACCCGGTGCTGCTGAAACTCATCCGCCTGGCACAGCTCACGATTGAGTACCTGCTGCACTCGCAGGACTTCCTCACCTCGCAGCTGCACACCCTGGAGGAGCGGCTGCGCTTGACCCTGGCCGACTGCGAGCAGAGCAAGAAGCTGGTCACCAAACAGGCGGGGGAGATCAAGTTACTCAAGGATGAGTGTAAACGCAGGAAAAAGATGATCTCCACCCAGCAGCTGATGATCGAGGCCAAAGCCAGCTATTACCAGGGTCATTTTTGTGACAAGGCTTTTATGAACCAAGCTTTCCTGCAAAGTCATATTCAACGCCGCCATCCTGAAGATTCTGACCTTGAGTATAAGAAAAAGGTGCAGACCGATAAGCTCCAGGATGAAATCAACATATTGAAGGAACAGCTGCAGCTCACCAAATCTCAGTTAGAGGCGGCACAGCATGCACATGCGGTCAGATTCTCTAAGGAGTatgaaatgcaaaaaacaaaagaggaagaaTTTCTGAAGTTGTTTGATagatggaaagaagaagaaaaggagaaactagTTGATGAGATGGAAAAAGTCAAGGAGATGTTTATGAAGGAGTTTAAAGAACTAACTTCCAAGAATTCAGCATTAGAATATCAATTGTCAGAAATACAGAAGTCCAATATGCAGATCAAGTCAAACAtaggcacattaaaagatgcaCATGAGTTTAAAGAAGACCGTCCTCAGTATCCTCAGGATTTCCAAAATGTGATGCAACTTCTTGATAGTCAGGAAAGCAAGTGGACAGCTCGAGTTCAAGCCCTTCATCaagaacacaagaaagaaaagggtCGGCTCCTTTCACAAATAGAGAAACTTCGAACCTCAATGATAGATGATCTAAATGCAAGTAATGTTTTCTACAAGAAAAGAATAGAAGAGCTAGGCCAGAGACTCCAGGAACAGAATGAGGTGATTATTACTCAGACGCAGCAGATTAAAGAGTTTACCAGTAAACTATTAAACAGTGTCAGTGAACCCAAAGGGAATCCTTTAGCCTGGCAAACTTTCAAACCTAAGACACCTGCCCCAGCCGTACCTGTGAATGTTCCAGCACCACAGACTTTGGATGCTAAATCAGGTCTAACAATAGCACCTGAACAGGCATTCGCATCACACATACTGGAACCAATAGAAGAACtttcagaggaagaaaaagtAAGGGAAAATGAACTCAAATTAAATAACAGCAAGGTACATTTAAGGAAAGCTTTGAAGAATAATCCCTCCCTCACTAAGGAAATAAGAATTGTCTTGAAACAGAGCTTggtggagaaactggaaatctTGGGAATTAATACAGATATACATGGTATCCCAAGTGATCACTTGAATAGAGTGCTGAGAAATGTGGAATCAGCAAGacatgaaagagaaagacaaatacCTAACATTCAGCAAATTCGAGAATTCTCTGAATATCAGGTCAGCTGTAAAACTGAGGAGAGAACATTACTGTCTTCAGATAAATGCAGTATTTCTCAAATGGATACCCTTGCAACTGGAGAAAGATCCAAAGCAATGCAACATTCTTCCAAAAGCAGACATTTGATTAGACAAAGACCAGTTTTTACTGATAGAACATCTGTTCCAAAAATTCGGAAAAatatcctagaagataattttcCCGGAAAGCCATCTACTGTTACGACCCCTCCCTTTAGTTCAGAGGAGGAATTGGATGATGATGACTTCGTACAGACATATGCATCCCCAGACTTACCTCCTCTGCAATCATCTAAAAGCAACAAGGGTAGCTTTGCAATGAATACTGCCAAAAGTGACACTGACTGGACCAAAGAGAGTGAAATTGAGGACTCTGATGTTTCTCCCAAGCCTCCAGGAACCGCCATTAAAACACTAactgaaaaagttgaaaaaacagTTACAAATCACAGAAATGTTAATAAACTAGTTGGTGGTATTAATGTTGCTGAGGCATTcatcaaagaagaagaaataccaGAAGGACTAAAGTGTGCAGATGTGGATGAGGATGACTGGGACATATCATCCTTAGAGGAAGAAAaatctttgggggaaaaaactgggaaagaacagaagGAACCTCCACTGGTGAAGAATGAATCAAATTCTACTCACATACCAAGTGCCTGA